A single Crateriforma conspicua DNA region contains:
- the hemE gene encoding uroporphyrinogen decarboxylase, whose amino-acid sequence MKQADFAGLRVAALESRRADDMQRLIERQGGQAFVSPSMREVPIEPNRQAIDFAYRVITGEINVVILMTGVGFRYLLRAIERHVDRQRFLDALSDVTTICRGPKPVAAMREVGIQPTHRVGEPNTWRELLQLIDQQVPVANSTVGLQEYGVTNSSLVAGLEARGATVANVKVYGWEFPVDTGPLEQNVRAIAEGQRDVLLLTSAHQVVNMLRMAQQLNLVRSLRDGLSRTVVASIGPTTSQMLEECELSVDLEPSHPKMGHLVMESSAAATRLVKQKRSSPDSQRITMVDTPDVPHPGQDHPSINSLFMRACRCEPTERTPIWMMRQAGRYMSEYREVRAKQSFLELCKNPKLCSEVMCTAVERLGVDAAIIFSDLLPILEPLGFDLEFVKGDGPVIHNPVRSTEDVLRVRPLDDPDRLDFVYETVRQTRADMNDDIPVIGFSGSPFTLASYAIEGGGSRQYTHTKRMMFADLDAWNRLMEILSDAIVIYLNRQIDAGAQCVQLFDSWVGCLSPSHYRQFVLPWMQRILGGITPGVPVINFGTGNPELLPLMRLDRRTVVGIDWRIDLPEGWRRAGHDGAVQGNLEPAVLLTDPDTIHQAADELLQSVDQRPGHIFNLGHGILKETPVDNAIALVQAVKELSVRSGER is encoded by the coding sequence ATGAAACAAGCCGACTTTGCCGGATTGCGTGTGGCGGCGTTGGAAAGCCGACGCGCCGACGATATGCAGCGGCTGATCGAACGACAGGGCGGCCAAGCTTTTGTCAGTCCATCGATGCGCGAGGTTCCGATCGAACCGAACCGCCAGGCGATCGATTTTGCCTATCGCGTGATCACGGGCGAAATTAACGTGGTGATTTTGATGACCGGCGTCGGGTTTCGATACCTGTTGCGGGCGATCGAACGTCACGTCGACCGGCAACGATTTTTGGACGCCTTGTCCGACGTCACCACCATCTGTCGCGGCCCCAAGCCCGTTGCCGCCATGCGCGAAGTCGGAATCCAGCCGACCCATCGTGTCGGTGAACCCAACACGTGGCGCGAACTGTTACAGCTGATCGACCAACAGGTGCCGGTCGCCAACAGCACGGTTGGTTTACAAGAATACGGAGTGACCAATTCGTCGCTGGTGGCGGGCTTGGAAGCACGCGGGGCGACGGTCGCAAACGTCAAGGTTTATGGTTGGGAGTTCCCGGTGGACACCGGACCGCTGGAACAGAACGTTCGTGCGATCGCCGAAGGCCAGCGTGACGTGTTGTTGCTGACCAGCGCGCACCAAGTCGTCAACATGTTGCGAATGGCCCAACAATTGAACTTGGTACGCTCGCTGCGCGATGGGCTTTCACGTACCGTGGTCGCGTCCATCGGTCCGACGACCAGTCAAATGTTGGAGGAATGCGAACTATCGGTCGACTTGGAACCGTCGCATCCAAAGATGGGGCATTTGGTGATGGAATCCAGTGCCGCGGCGACTCGGCTGGTGAAACAAAAACGAAGTTCCCCGGACAGCCAACGCATCACCATGGTCGACACCCCCGACGTGCCCCATCCCGGCCAAGATCATCCGTCCATCAACAGCCTGTTCATGCGGGCTTGCCGTTGTGAACCGACCGAACGCACGCCGATCTGGATGATGCGACAAGCCGGGCGATACATGAGCGAGTATCGCGAGGTGCGTGCCAAGCAATCCTTCTTGGAACTGTGCAAAAATCCCAAGCTGTGCAGCGAAGTGATGTGCACGGCGGTGGAACGATTGGGCGTCGATGCGGCGATCATCTTTTCCGACTTGCTGCCGATTTTGGAACCGCTGGGTTTCGATCTGGAGTTCGTCAAAGGCGATGGCCCGGTGATTCATAATCCGGTCCGCAGCACCGAAGATGTTCTGCGGGTCCGACCATTGGATGATCCCGATCGTTTGGATTTCGTCTACGAAACGGTCCGTCAGACTCGTGCCGACATGAACGATGATATTCCCGTGATCGGGTTTTCCGGTTCGCCGTTCACCCTGGCCAGCTATGCGATCGAAGGCGGCGGAAGCCGGCAATACACTCACACCAAACGGATGATGTTTGCCGATCTGGACGCTTGGAACCGGCTGATGGAAATTCTGTCCGATGCCATCGTCATTTATCTGAATCGACAAATCGATGCGGGGGCGCAGTGCGTGCAGTTGTTCGATAGTTGGGTCGGCTGCCTTTCGCCGTCGCACTATCGCCAGTTTGTTTTGCCGTGGATGCAGCGCATCTTGGGCGGCATCACCCCCGGCGTTCCGGTCATCAATTTTGGAACCGGAAATCCCGAATTGTTGCCCTTGATGCGTTTGGATCGTCGCACCGTGGTCGGCATCGATTGGCGGATTGATTTACCCGAAGGCTGGCGTCGCGCCGGACACGACGGCGCCGTGCAAGGCAACTTGGAACCCGCCGTCCTGTTGACCGATCCCGACACCATTCACCAAGCCGCCGATGAACTTTTGCAGTCCGTCGACCAACGCCCAGGGCACATTTTCAATTTGGGACACGGCATTCTGAAGGAAACGCCGGTCGACAATGCGATCGCCCTGGTCCAGGCGGTGAAAGAACTAAGCGTCAGGTCGGGTGAGCGGTGA
- a CDS encoding sulfatase-like hydrolase/transferase, with protein MMRRLVWVVLCVAMSGSLRGERPNFVILIADDLGYGETGMMGRDDVPTPAIDALAADGVRCTSAYVTSSYCAPSRAGFMTGRYQSRFGADDNPTGKRNLSADAGIPESETTFVKRLDDAGYRTALVGKWHCGTAPQRIPTRRGFDQFFGFLHEGHYYVPGPPYNDVLTMIRDKSLQQGTRTRTGDLIRGNYAPINEPLYDADNPLLISDESGKLNPVDVDVYLTDAITQQATKFIAQPSQDPFCLVVAYNAVHSPMQALLEDLSHLSRIEDVQRRIFAGMLIALDRSVGQIRQSLRDAGVDEQTMIVFLSDNGGPTKELTSSNGPLRDGKGSVYEGGLRVPMVWTYPGTFPAGRVESRAVVSLDVAATALDLAGLEVPADMDGRSLAQWFNDPLAKTPHHELFWRMPRGKAAFRKGDWKIVRPKAGEPFELYHLRADVSEAKNLAGQYPDVMKDLVNGWLATDSMMPE; from the coding sequence ATGATGCGACGACTGGTTTGGGTGGTGTTGTGTGTGGCAATGTCGGGATCGTTGCGGGGCGAACGACCCAACTTTGTCATCTTGATCGCCGACGATTTGGGCTACGGCGAAACGGGGATGATGGGCCGCGACGACGTCCCCACGCCGGCGATCGACGCCTTGGCCGCCGACGGCGTTCGCTGTACTTCGGCTTATGTGACGTCGTCGTATTGCGCGCCGTCGCGTGCCGGATTCATGACCGGACGATACCAATCGCGTTTCGGTGCGGACGATAACCCGACCGGCAAACGCAACTTGTCGGCCGACGCGGGCATTCCCGAATCCGAAACGACGTTTGTCAAACGTTTGGATGATGCCGGCTATCGCACGGCGTTGGTGGGCAAGTGGCACTGCGGGACCGCACCCCAGCGGATTCCAACGCGACGTGGATTCGACCAGTTCTTTGGCTTTTTGCACGAAGGCCATTACTACGTTCCCGGTCCACCGTACAACGATGTCTTGACGATGATTCGTGACAAGTCGTTGCAACAGGGGACCCGCACCCGTACCGGCGATTTAATTCGCGGTAACTATGCACCGATCAACGAGCCACTCTATGACGCGGACAACCCGCTGTTGATCAGTGATGAAAGCGGAAAGCTGAATCCTGTCGACGTCGATGTCTATCTGACCGATGCGATCACCCAACAGGCGACCAAGTTCATCGCCCAACCGTCGCAGGACCCGTTCTGTTTGGTCGTCGCTTACAACGCGGTCCACAGCCCCATGCAGGCGTTACTGGAAGACTTGAGTCATCTAAGTCGGATCGAGGACGTGCAACGCCGAATCTTTGCGGGCATGTTGATCGCCTTGGATCGCAGCGTCGGTCAAATCCGTCAATCCTTGCGTGACGCCGGCGTGGACGAACAGACCATGATCGTCTTCCTCAGTGACAACGGCGGGCCGACAAAGGAACTGACCAGCAGCAACGGCCCGCTTCGCGACGGCAAAGGGTCCGTCTATGAAGGCGGATTGAGAGTACCGATGGTGTGGACGTATCCCGGGACCTTTCCGGCCGGGCGCGTCGAATCGAGAGCCGTGGTTAGCTTGGATGTCGCGGCAACGGCGCTAGATTTGGCCGGTTTGGAAGTGCCCGCGGACATGGATGGACGCAGTCTGGCCCAGTGGTTCAACGATCCGCTAGCCAAAACACCGCACCACGAATTGTTCTGGCGGATGCCACGCGGGAAAGCCGCCTTTCGCAAAGGTGATTGGAAAATCGTTCGGCCCAAAGCCGGTGAACCGTTCGAGCTGTACCACTTGCGGGCCGATGTGTCAGAAGCCAAAAACTTGGCCGGTCAGTATCCCGACGTGATGAAAGACTTGGTCAACGGCTGGCTGGCCACCGATTCGATGATGCCCGAATAG
- the cydB gene encoding cytochrome d ubiquinol oxidase subunit II, translating into MIAMMSWLSAESLPFVWFTLIGCLLTGYLILDGFDLGVGVLHLFVPKDETERRLSVNSIGPLWDGNEVWLVTFGGALFAMFPYAYATAFPAFYTAFILLLFALIFRAVSMEFRGKMHSKLGRRMWDIGFGIGSFLAAFLFGVAGGNVVSGLQLNERGDYTGSLMDQLSPYPLACGLLIVLLFTLHGAIFLYMKLTGDYQQRIANTAKVSWVLFAIIYAVVTVWTLATVPRATENFADVPALWLIPIFNVVMITLTGWMVWRRIAFAAFLCNSGSIASMVILLAAALFPNLINATDPAMDLRIVDAASSTRTLTIGLIVVGIGLPFVLIYTTIIYWTFRGKTRLESHSY; encoded by the coding sequence ATGATTGCGATGATGTCATGGCTTAGTGCCGAAAGTCTGCCATTTGTCTGGTTCACCTTGATCGGATGCTTGCTGACAGGCTATTTGATTTTGGACGGTTTCGATCTTGGGGTCGGTGTTCTGCACCTGTTTGTTCCGAAAGATGAAACCGAGCGTCGGTTGTCGGTCAATTCCATCGGTCCCTTGTGGGATGGCAACGAGGTTTGGTTGGTCACTTTTGGCGGTGCATTGTTTGCCATGTTTCCGTACGCCTATGCGACAGCGTTCCCCGCGTTTTACACGGCGTTCATTCTGTTGCTGTTCGCCCTGATCTTTCGTGCCGTCAGCATGGAATTTCGCGGCAAGATGCATAGCAAACTGGGGCGTCGGATGTGGGACATCGGATTCGGCATCGGCAGTTTTTTGGCCGCGTTTTTGTTCGGTGTTGCCGGCGGCAATGTCGTCAGCGGGTTGCAACTGAACGAGCGAGGTGATTACACCGGTTCGCTGATGGACCAATTGTCACCGTATCCATTGGCCTGCGGTTTGTTAATCGTGTTGCTGTTCACTCTTCATGGTGCCATCTTTTTGTACATGAAGCTGACCGGCGACTATCAACAGCGAATCGCGAATACCGCGAAAGTCAGTTGGGTGCTGTTTGCGATCATCTACGCCGTGGTGACGGTTTGGACATTGGCGACGGTCCCGCGCGCAACCGAGAACTTTGCCGACGTTCCCGCGCTGTGGCTGATTCCGATTTTCAACGTCGTGATGATCACCTTGACCGGTTGGATGGTGTGGCGACGTATCGCGTTTGCGGCTTTCCTGTGCAACTCTGGTTCGATCGCATCGATGGTGATTCTGTTGGCCGCCGCGCTGTTTCCCAACCTGATCAACGCGACCGACCCCGCCATGGATTTGCGGATCGTCGATGCCGCCAGCAGCACACGGACATTGACGATCGGACTGATCGTTGTGGGAATCGGGCTGCCGTTTGTCTTGATCTATACAACGATCATTTACTGGACGTTCCGCGGCAAAACCCGGCTGGAATCACACAGCTACTAA
- the trmB gene encoding tRNA (guanine(46)-N(7))-methyltransferase TrmB has translation MPRSTIRLPGHHVDWGPWFRTTEQLPATLTSESLFGNQRPLEIEIGSGKGLFLASASTRQPDHHFLGIEIADRYARHAAGRIATAHGYADPDRNPVETDLTGQTPPPGNALMVSGNAEPLFEKQIPDNSLAAVHVYFPDPWWKKRHRRRRVVNENSVQNFYRSLRPGGRFHFWTDVLDYFEITIEMIAAEVPRFGVPIPEQQAESTHALDYHTHFEKRSRENAIPVYRVRYEKPIDQGE, from the coding sequence ATGCCCCGCAGCACCATTCGTCTTCCCGGCCACCACGTCGATTGGGGTCCCTGGTTCCGCACGACCGAACAACTGCCCGCGACGCTGACCAGCGAATCGTTGTTCGGCAATCAGCGTCCGCTGGAAATCGAAATCGGATCGGGAAAAGGCCTGTTTTTGGCTTCCGCATCGACGCGACAGCCGGACCATCATTTCTTGGGCATCGAGATTGCCGACCGCTACGCCCGACACGCGGCCGGACGCATCGCCACGGCGCACGGGTACGCCGATCCCGATCGCAATCCGGTGGAAACCGATTTGACGGGTCAAACACCGCCGCCGGGCAACGCGCTGATGGTCTCGGGGAACGCCGAACCGCTGTTTGAAAAGCAGATCCCCGACAATTCATTGGCCGCAGTACACGTCTATTTTCCGGATCCCTGGTGGAAGAAGCGTCACCGCCGTCGCCGCGTGGTCAACGAAAACAGCGTGCAAAATTTTTATCGCTCTCTTCGTCCCGGTGGTCGCTTTCATTTCTGGACCGATGTCTTGGACTATTTCGAAATCACCATCGAAATGATCGCCGCGGAAGTCCCCCGATTCGGCGTCCCGATCCCGGAACAGCAAGCAGAATCGACGCACGCGTTGGACTATCACACCCACTTTGAAAAACGCAGCCGCGAGAACGCCATTCCCGTTTATCGCGTGCGGTACGAAAAACCGATCGATCAGGGCGAATGA
- a CDS encoding PAS domain-containing sensor histidine kinase, giving the protein MNASGWGQLWGGSISGSHVIAWALGAVVAVGLDRAVRHLHRSRQHKTDRKAIDSPVNPSTQQLLDTIVNSIPSSVFWKDRDSVYLGCNQAFANAAGLADPAQIVGLTDFDLPWSKEEAEFYRQCDRDVMERRQVILNLEEPQTRPGGQVEILLTSKTPLTSEDDDVIGIVGIFSDITEMRQAQAQRDRLLVEAAELAQVIRDSPDEVFIFSRDDLRFVDVNQGACDATGYSVDELRQMTPMDLRPDFGEQEYRSLIEPLATGQVSHLEIQATHQDRDGNTSPVKVNLHATDYRGQAVYVAFVSDLTEVKRLEQRLVQAQKLESIGQLSTGIAHEINTPMQFLHNNVSYLNLCCSRLFSVVDGLRDIALQADSLDLAAREQLVGDLEYKFNLDHTRRQIPQAISDSEDGIDRTVQILEAMKQFSHPGVRELSNFDLNELVQSTLTISRHRWKDSAAVEVDLAEPLPVVQGYPADLGQVILNLLVNSVDAIEDRFGDSGKGLIRICSCEDNGGVVLTVQDDGGGIDEAILHRVFDPFFTTKEVGQGTGQGLSICHDVVTKMHGGRLEVDTVPGDGTTFKMWLPAEAPAVEPELEPSVTDQQLAMLGF; this is encoded by the coding sequence ATGAACGCGTCAGGCTGGGGGCAGTTGTGGGGTGGATCAATAAGCGGCAGCCATGTGATTGCTTGGGCGTTGGGGGCAGTGGTTGCCGTCGGCCTGGATCGTGCTGTCCGCCATCTTCACCGATCACGCCAACACAAAACCGATCGCAAGGCGATCGATTCGCCGGTCAATCCCAGCACTCAGCAGTTGCTGGATACGATCGTCAACAGCATCCCGAGTTCTGTGTTCTGGAAAGATCGTGATTCGGTCTATCTCGGGTGCAATCAAGCGTTCGCCAATGCCGCAGGCTTGGCTGATCCCGCCCAGATCGTGGGACTGACCGATTTTGATCTGCCCTGGTCCAAAGAAGAAGCCGAGTTCTATCGACAATGTGACCGCGATGTCATGGAGCGTCGTCAAGTCATCTTGAATCTGGAAGAACCGCAAACGCGTCCCGGCGGACAAGTCGAAATTCTGTTGACCAGCAAAACGCCGCTGACAAGCGAAGACGACGACGTCATCGGCATCGTAGGCATCTTCAGTGACATCACTGAAATGCGTCAGGCCCAGGCACAGCGAGACCGACTGCTGGTCGAAGCAGCCGAGTTGGCTCAGGTGATTCGCGATTCACCCGACGAAGTGTTCATCTTTTCTCGCGATGACTTGCGATTCGTCGACGTCAATCAAGGTGCCTGTGACGCAACCGGCTACAGCGTGGATGAATTGCGTCAAATGACGCCGATGGATTTGCGTCCTGACTTTGGCGAACAGGAATATCGATCACTGATCGAACCTTTGGCGACCGGCCAAGTGTCGCATTTGGAAATCCAAGCGACACATCAAGATCGTGATGGCAACACCAGCCCAGTCAAAGTCAACCTTCACGCGACGGATTATCGTGGCCAAGCGGTGTACGTTGCCTTCGTCAGCGATTTGACCGAAGTCAAACGGTTGGAACAGCGATTGGTCCAAGCACAAAAACTGGAATCCATTGGCCAGCTATCCACCGGAATCGCACACGAAATCAATACGCCGATGCAGTTCTTGCATAACAACGTTTCGTACTTGAACCTTTGTTGTTCGCGGCTGTTCAGCGTGGTGGATGGGCTTCGTGACATTGCGCTGCAAGCGGATTCGCTTGATTTGGCGGCACGAGAGCAATTGGTCGGCGACCTGGAATACAAGTTCAACCTGGATCACACACGCAGACAGATTCCCCAGGCGATCAGCGATAGCGAAGATGGCATCGATCGGACGGTCCAGATTTTGGAGGCGATGAAACAGTTTTCGCACCCTGGTGTCCGCGAACTTTCCAATTTTGACTTGAACGAGTTGGTACAGAGCACCCTGACCATTTCACGACATCGATGGAAGGATTCCGCAGCGGTGGAGGTCGATCTGGCCGAACCGCTGCCCGTGGTTCAGGGGTATCCCGCCGACCTCGGTCAAGTGATTTTGAACTTGTTGGTGAATTCCGTTGACGCGATTGAAGATCGTTTCGGCGACTCTGGCAAAGGGTTGATCCGGATCTGCTCTTGTGAAGACAACGGCGGTGTTGTCTTGACAGTCCAAGACGATGGCGGCGGGATCGATGAAGCGATCCTACACCGTGTCTTTGACCCGTTTTTCACGACCAAGGAAGTCGGCCAAGGCACCGGGCAAGGTCTTTCGATCTGTCATGACGTCGTCACGAAAATGCACGGCGGTCGATTGGAGGTGGACACGGTGCCGGGCGATGGCACAACGTTCAAAATGTGGTTGCCGGCAGAGGCACCAGCGGTGGAACCCGAGCTTGAACCCAGCGTGACTGACCAGCAATTAGCAATGCTGGGTTTTTGA
- a CDS encoding PSD1 and planctomycete cytochrome C domain-containing protein has translation MIAALRLSPLVARIAWLIAATTHVVAFGVAEEISFSRDVRPILSDHCFACHGPDEQTREAGLRLDQSESAMSVVAPGDPNASELWLRVIEHAPDMVMPPPTVKKPLSTKQIETLRRWIEQGAPYDGHWSFRPIADVNPPQVPDDNWSTSPVDRFVLRELRRQGIQPSAPADAIALCRRITLDLTGLPPTPEQINRFCNDVPERAVERLTERLMRTPAYGEHMAVAWLEAARYADTDGYQNDRYRYQHVWRDWVIDAFNRHMPYDQFVIEQLAGDMLPAATLRQQIATGFNRNHRINSEDGSIPEEWRTEYVADRVDTFGTVFLGLTVGCARCHDHKYDPISQQDYYQLFAYFNNVAETGVGPNNGNSPPFIPVPESWPLLSDDEDRFVTPEPVTLRRSREAAGNALRRPQPGSSQTVMVMHELDQPRRTFVLARGRYDQPDEDRPVRADVPAAFATMAPSDESPPSDRLELAHWLFRDDHPLTARVAVNRIWQHFFGRGLVPTPDNFGVQGTPPSHPELLDYLANQLIESGWDIQAIQRLILDSQTYQQSSRLTQQSAKDDPDNRWYSRFPRVRLTAFQIRDAALASSGLLVRQVGGPSVKPYMPPKIWSAMSNNKYQQDNGGALFRRSLYTYWRRTIPPPTMVGFNAADREVCAVQTQSTNTPLQALTLMNNKTFVEAAKWLARRMMTESNTPIDHGFRLVCGRPPVDAESEVLKEVHDHFLDVYSRDKPAAKQLLDTGEAVGPAVASAPEHAAMTMVASTILNLDEAVTKP, from the coding sequence ATGATCGCCGCCCTTCGCCTATCACCGCTGGTTGCACGCATCGCATGGTTGATCGCCGCGACGACGCACGTTGTGGCGTTCGGCGTGGCCGAAGAGATCAGCTTCAGCCGTGATGTACGGCCCATTCTGTCGGATCACTGCTTCGCCTGTCATGGTCCCGACGAACAAACACGCGAAGCCGGTCTGAGGTTGGACCAGTCCGAATCGGCCATGTCAGTCGTGGCGCCGGGTGACCCCAATGCCAGCGAGTTGTGGTTGCGGGTGATCGAGCATGCCCCCGACATGGTGATGCCGCCACCAACCGTCAAGAAACCGCTATCAACGAAGCAAATCGAAACGCTTCGGCGATGGATCGAACAAGGCGCCCCGTATGACGGGCATTGGTCGTTTCGTCCCATCGCCGACGTGAATCCTCCGCAGGTACCAGATGACAACTGGTCGACTTCTCCGGTGGATCGATTTGTCTTGCGTGAACTTCGGCGACAAGGGATCCAACCTTCGGCGCCCGCCGACGCGATCGCGCTGTGCCGGCGAATCACCTTGGACTTGACCGGCCTGCCACCGACCCCCGAACAGATCAATCGGTTCTGCAACGACGTGCCCGAACGGGCCGTCGAACGTCTGACGGAACGATTGATGCGAACGCCCGCTTATGGCGAACACATGGCCGTGGCTTGGCTGGAAGCCGCTCGCTACGCCGACACCGATGGGTACCAAAACGATCGCTATCGGTACCAACACGTTTGGCGTGACTGGGTCATCGACGCGTTTAACCGCCACATGCCCTATGACCAGTTTGTCATCGAACAACTTGCCGGCGACATGTTGCCGGCGGCGACGCTGCGACAACAAATCGCCACCGGATTCAATCGAAACCACCGAATCAATTCCGAAGACGGATCGATCCCGGAAGAGTGGCGGACCGAGTATGTGGCCGATCGTGTCGACACCTTCGGCACCGTGTTTTTGGGTCTAACGGTTGGCTGTGCACGCTGCCATGACCACAAATACGATCCGATATCCCAGCAAGACTACTACCAACTGTTTGCTTATTTCAACAACGTCGCGGAAACCGGCGTCGGCCCGAACAACGGAAACAGTCCGCCGTTTATTCCGGTCCCAGAAAGCTGGCCTTTGTTGTCGGACGATGAGGATCGGTTCGTCACGCCCGAACCGGTGACGTTGCGACGATCACGTGAAGCGGCGGGCAATGCACTGCGGCGTCCCCAACCCGGTTCGTCGCAAACCGTGATGGTGATGCACGAATTGGACCAACCGCGGCGCACGTTCGTGCTTGCACGCGGACGCTACGACCAACCGGACGAGGATCGTCCGGTCCGTGCGGATGTCCCGGCGGCGTTTGCGACAATGGCACCTTCCGATGAATCGCCGCCATCGGATCGATTGGAATTGGCCCATTGGCTGTTCCGTGACGACCATCCATTGACCGCGCGTGTGGCGGTCAATCGAATCTGGCAGCATTTCTTCGGACGCGGTCTGGTCCCAACCCCTGACAATTTTGGCGTGCAAGGCACTCCGCCCAGTCATCCGGAACTGTTGGATTATCTGGCCAATCAGCTGATCGAATCGGGATGGGATATCCAAGCGATCCAACGTTTGATCTTGGATAGTCAGACGTACCAACAATCCAGTCGTCTGACCCAGCAGTCAGCGAAGGACGACCCCGACAATCGATGGTACAGCCGGTTTCCGCGGGTTCGCTTGACTGCGTTTCAGATTCGTGACGCAGCTTTGGCAAGCAGCGGTTTGCTGGTTCGGCAGGTCGGCGGCCCATCGGTCAAACCTTACATGCCGCCCAAAATTTGGTCGGCCATGTCCAACAATAAATACCAGCAAGACAATGGCGGCGCCCTGTTCCGACGCAGCCTGTATACCTATTGGCGGCGAACGATTCCGCCACCCACGATGGTCGGTTTCAATGCGGCCGATCGTGAAGTCTGTGCCGTGCAGACCCAGTCGACCAACACACCGCTGCAAGCGTTGACGTTGATGAACAACAAGACGTTCGTTGAAGCGGCGAAATGGCTGGCGCGTCGGATGATGACCGAATCAAATACGCCGATCGACCACGGTTTTCGTCTGGTGTGTGGCCGGCCGCCGGTGGATGCCGAAAGCGAAGTCTTGAAAGAAGTCCACGACCATTTCCTGGACGTGTATTCTCGGGACAAGCCGGCGGCGAAGCAATTGTTGGACACCGGCGAAGCCGTCGGCCCCGCTGTCGCGTCGGCACCGGAGCATGCCGCCATGACCATGGTCGCATCAACGATTTTGAACTTGGATGAAGCGGTCACCAAACCATGA
- a CDS encoding DUF1501 domain-containing protein yields the protein MQPTPLSRRSLFLGTLGLSSLLSRDLLGSSGLPTIPHHRPKAKRVIFLFQSGGPAQMDLFDHKPALADRRGQDVPRSVYPDDRKTTMSSAQSSFPVAPTHFKFRQHGQCGAWISNLLPHTASMADDLCMIRSMHTEAINHDPAITFQQTGSQIPGRPSIGAWLSYGLGSENEDLPTFVAMSSRGTGRSGQPLYDRLWGSGFLPTKHQGVKFRNQGDPVLDIQDPPGVSRRDRHEMLQRLNQLNELRYQDRGDADILARIGQYELAYRMQSSVPGLLDLSDETAATLESYGPDSTKPGRFAFNCLIARRLAQRGVRFIQLFHQGWDQHNNLPAQIAKQCKDTDQPTAALLKDLKQLGMLDDTLVVWGGEFGRTIYSQGELKPQNYGRDHHPSCFTMWMAGGGVAGGTQYGRTDDYSVNVVEDPVSIHDLHATMLYQLGIDHERLVFKHQGRDFRLTDVEGNVIGDLLA from the coding sequence ATGCAACCAACGCCACTGAGCCGACGCAGCCTGTTTCTGGGCACACTGGGGCTATCCAGTTTGCTGAGCCGTGATTTGCTGGGATCCAGCGGATTGCCGACGATTCCGCATCACCGACCGAAGGCGAAACGGGTCATCTTTCTTTTCCAGTCCGGCGGCCCGGCACAAATGGACCTATTCGATCACAAGCCGGCGCTAGCGGACCGACGCGGTCAGGACGTGCCCCGCAGCGTCTATCCCGATGACCGCAAAACGACCATGAGCAGCGCTCAAAGCAGTTTTCCGGTCGCCCCCACCCATTTCAAGTTTCGACAACACGGCCAATGCGGGGCTTGGATCAGCAACCTGTTGCCGCATACCGCATCGATGGCCGACGACCTGTGCATGATCCGCAGCATGCATACCGAGGCGATCAACCATGATCCCGCGATCACGTTCCAGCAGACCGGATCGCAGATTCCCGGTCGGCCCAGTATCGGCGCATGGCTTAGTTATGGCTTGGGCAGCGAAAACGAAGACCTTCCGACGTTTGTTGCGATGAGCAGCCGCGGGACCGGTCGTTCTGGCCAGCCGCTGTACGATCGTCTGTGGGGCAGCGGATTTTTACCGACCAAACACCAGGGCGTGAAGTTTCGCAATCAGGGCGACCCGGTCTTGGACATCCAAGATCCTCCAGGCGTTTCGCGACGGGACCGCCATGAAATGCTTCAGCGGCTGAACCAATTGAACGAGCTTCGTTACCAGGATCGTGGCGACGCGGACATCTTGGCCAGGATCGGTCAGTACGAATTGGCTTATCGGATGCAATCTTCGGTGCCCGGATTGTTGGACCTTTCCGATGAAACTGCTGCGACGCTGGAAAGCTATGGCCCAGATTCGACGAAACCCGGACGCTTTGCGTTTAACTGCTTGATCGCGCGTCGGCTGGCACAGCGAGGTGTCCGTTTTATTCAGCTTTTCCACCAGGGTTGGGATCAACACAACAACTTGCCGGCACAGATCGCCAAGCAGTGCAAAGATACCGACCAACCAACCGCGGCGCTGCTGAAAGACCTGAAGCAACTTGGAATGCTGGACGACACGTTGGTGGTTTGGGGCGGCGAATTTGGACGCACCATCTATTCCCAAGGCGAACTGAAGCCACAGAATTACGGACGCGACCATCACCCCAGTTGCTTCACGATGTGGATGGCCGGCGGCGGTGTCGCGGGCGGAACACAATACGGCCGGACCGACGACTACAGCGTCAACGTGGTGGAAGATCCGGTCAGCATCCATGATCTGCACGCGACCATGCTGTATCAATTAGGGATCGACCATGAACGTTTGGTGTTCAAACACCAGGGGCGGGATTTTCGGCTGACCGATGTGGAGGGCAACGTGATTGGCGACCTGCTGGCGTGA